In Coccidioides posadasii str. Silveira chromosome 4, complete sequence, one genomic interval encodes:
- a CDS encoding uncharacterized protein (EggNog:ENOG410PFV9~COG:C~BUSCO:10180at33183) yields the protein MCCLGTFAVNINVPVAGGGAGMMEALVCHPLDTVKVRMQLSKKSRAPGVKPRGFIATGQEIVRRETVLGLYKGLGAVLSGIIPKMAIRFTSYGWYKQMLADKETGKLSSSRNMLAGLAAGVTEAVAVVTPMEVIKIRLQAQSHSLADPLDTPKYRSAPHALLVVLREEGFGALYRGVSLTALRQGTNQAANFTAYTEMKKLLQEWQPQYTELPSYQTMVIGLISGAMGPFSNAPIDTIKTRLQRTPSQPGQSAMSRIVSISSDMFKQEGARAFYKGITPRVMRVAPGQAVTFTVYEFLREKMEKSTLPIVGGKYEE from the exons ATGTGTTGTCTGGGAACGTTTGCGGTAAATATTAACGTCCCGGTAGCTGGTGGTGGAGCGGGAATGATGGAGGCCTTAGTGTGTCATCCTTTAG ATACCGTGAAAGTTCGAATGCAGCTTTCGAAAAAATCCCGCGCACCGGGA GTTAAACCCCGTGGGTTCATCGCAACCGGGCAAGAAATTGTGCGAAGGGAAACCGTTCTCGGTTTGTACAAGGGCCTCGGTGCTGTGTTGAGTGGAATTATCCCCAAGATGGCTATCCGATTCACTTCCTATGGGTGGTACAAGCAAATGCTTGCAGATAAGGAGACAGGAAAATTGAGCAGCTCTCGCAACATGCTTG CCGGTCTTGCTGCGGGTGTCACTGAAGCCGTAGCTGTCGTCACGCCTATGGAAGTCATCAAGATTCGTCTCCAAGCCCAAAGCCACAGTTTGGCTGATCCCTTGGATACTCCCAAGTATCGCAGTGCTCCGCATGCTCTGTTGGTGGTTTTGAGGGAAGAAGGTTTCGGCGCTCTCTATCGTGGTGTGTCGCTCACTGCTCTCCGACAGGGTACCAACCAGGCGGCCAATTTCACCGCGTACACGgagatgaagaagctgtTGCAAGAATGGCAACCCCAGTATACGGAACTTCCATCCTACCAGACCATGGTTATCGGTCTTATTTCTGGTGCAATGGGTCCGTTCTCCAACGCGCCCATTGACACGATCAAGACGCGGTTGCAGCGCACGCCAAGTCAGCCCGGACAGTCGGCCATGTCACGCATCGTGTCGATCTCCAGTGATATGTTCAAACAAGAAGGTGCTAGAGCCTTTTATAAGGGTATCACACCACGAGTTATGAGAGTTGCACCCGGCCAGGCTGTCACATTCACGGTGTATGAGTTCCTGAGGGAAAAGATGGAAAAATCCACCCTTCCCATCGTCGGTGGAAAATATGAGGAATAA
- the MRPL17 gene encoding mitochondrial 54S ribosomal protein mL46 (EggNog:ENOG410PMZF~COG:J~BUSCO:10060at33183), with translation MSAGTNSVRRVVTLLASKPTFDTAICKSCQETLSRRGYSSAAAATTTSAADPSSSSPEPPSSTTSTPSTVTSQSSSQPAYTVRAGIVLSRAPQITRDLTPFEKSFYFYQRRLNERLALPFTKYFYFKRGTPADVEWKRKYKERQTAAKDIGNYNAYSKDAWNDELLVGAIESEPEHQVEALIADAEGFAATEAGDSGSKKEEIPRPLSRLTEADQKGDYKSLDRLLQRTLYLLVQAKEGYWKFPSVVLEGKENLRTAAERGLFQSAGPNMNMWMIGYHPIGHYVSKSNKAKTNPENGVQILGEKTFFMKGRIMAGQADLSASTQGIADFKWLAKEEIQQHVNPHYWSAIKNMLAER, from the exons ATGTCTGCAGGAACAAACAGCGTCAGGCGCGTAGTAACGCTGCTAG CGTCTAAACCGACTTTTGACACAGCGATTTGTAAAAGCTGTCAAGAGACCTTGAGTCGCCGCGGATATAGCTCCGCCGCAGCTGCAACAACCACCTCTGCCGCAGACCCTTCCTCAAGCTCTCCAGAACCGCCCTCATCGACGACCTCCACTCCCTCGACAGTCACAAGTCAGTCCAGTTCACAACCCGCGTACACCGTCAGAGCAGGCATCGTTCTCTCGCGTGCTCCTCAAATCACCCGCGACCTCACTCCCTTTGAAAAGTCATTCTACTTCTATCAACGCCGTTTAAACGAGCGCCTTGCGCTTCCCTTTACCAAGTATTTCTATTTTAAGCGTGGAACGCCGGCCGATGTCGAATGGAAACGCAAGTACAAGGAACGTCAAACCGCGGCGAAAGATATCGGCAACTACAATGCCTACTCTAAAGATGCGTGGAACGACGAATTGCTCGTTGGGGCCATTGAATCCGAGCCAGAGCACCAGGTCGAAGCACTAATAGCGGATGCGGAGGGATTTGCGGCTACTGAGGCCGGCGATAGCGGttcaaagaaagaagaaatccCAAGACCGCTATCAAGACTCACAGAAGCGGACCAGAAGGGTGATTATAAGAGCTTGGATCGTCTGTTACAGAGAACTCTTTATCTGCTGGTTCAGGCTAAAGAGGGATATTGGAAATTTCCCAGTGTCGTGCTAGAAGGAAAGGAGAATTTGCGAACG GCTGCCGAACGGGGTCTTTTCCAGTCCGCCGGTCCAAATATGAACATGTGGATGATTGGCTACCACCCGATTGGTCACTATGTCTCCAAGAGCAACAAAGCGAAGACGAACCCTGAGAACGGTGTCCAAATACTCGGTGAAAAGACCTTCTTTATGAAGGGGCGCATTATGGCTGGTCAAGCAGATCTGTCAGCCAGTACCCAGGGAATCGCAGACTTCAAGTGGCTGGCAAAGGAAGAAATCCAACAGCACGTGAATCCACACTATTGGAGTGCTATCAAGAATATGCTCGCCGAGAGATAG
- a CDS encoding uncharacterized protein (EggNog:ENOG410PPFG~COG:T), producing MYASAHDGDLRAYHLDKPALLGIPDGACIVSANKTVGFGQSATQEEMHVGSTPESCPIVLLTPTLQDTQILVVQGAEAMTVVEGYGREARLLETSYKDSLHGVHPHTWQRRVMLFMDALEFDMYDSSEGVPDLLPGHTDRELLKAYNAFSSQQGGHTYSRIVTGLWGCGAFGGNREIKTILQWCAASLAGVRLEFICSGDAQREFADRLRVFAQMALANKWQVGRVHDLLLNLKPDDVNARGVFSFLELSYVQS from the coding sequence ATGTATGCTTCGGCCCATGACGGTGACCTACGAGCCTATCATCTCGACAAACCCGCTTTACTTGGCATCCCTGATGGGGCGTGCATCGTTTCCGCAAATAAGACCGTTGGTTTTGGTCAGAGCGCTACACAAGAAGAGATGCACGTCGGCTCAACGCCAGAATCCTGTCCGATCGTCCTACTCACCCCAACTCTCCAAGACACTCAGATCTTGGTTGTGCAGGGTGCAGAAGCCATGACTGTCGTGGAGGGTTATGGCCGAGAAGCACGGCTCCTGGAAACATCCTACAAGGACTCCTTGCACGGTGTGCATCCGCATACGTGGCAGCGGCGAGTAATGCTGTTCATGGATGCTCTGGAGTTCGACATGTACGATTCGTCAGAGGGAGTGCCAGACTTGCTTCCGGGTCATACGGACAGGGAGCTCCTGAAGGCGTACAACGCATTCAGTTCACAACAGGGAGGCCACACGTATTCGAGGATCGTCACGGGGTTATGGGGTTGTGGCGCGTTCGGTGGCAACAGGGAAATTAAAACAATCCTGCAGTGGTGTGCAGCGTCCTTAGCCGGTGTCAGATTGGAATTCATTTGTTCTGGGGATGCACAGCGGGAGTTTGCGGACCGTTTGAGGGTATTCGCCCAGATGGCATTGGCAAACAAATGGCAGGTCGGACGAGTTCACGATCTCTTACTTAATCTTAAGCCTGATGACGTTAACGCACGGGGCGTGTTTTCCTTCTTGGAGCTGTCATATGTCCAGTCTTAA
- a CDS encoding uncharacterized protein (EggNog:ENOG410PHG1~COG:P~TransMembrane:10 (i21-45o57-77i89-115o127-146i158-180o200-222i242-265o271-295i316-341o353-374i)), protein MESQATNYQANSEKQAPPSSIIGAFILRQYLLIGIGISCLLAYFFPNVAKHGGIIHAEYSILYGAVAIIFLISGLSIAKEKLILQLLNYRVHILVQGISFLVVPAIMVAFVQLIYTSDHGRRIDEAVLAGYILVGCLPTTISSNVAMTREAGGDDAVALMEVLVANMLGPFVTPGWTVTLLPKSPSFDLWRHADSDLDSLYRQVFQSLGLSVLIPLVLGQVIRWTWPQQAKHVVETFHFSKISGCCLILLTWTGFSTCFATQALESLTKESIILVVFFNIGLYLFLTAICYFLCWPPTFLMSNRFISRIFRRLPPVETIAVCFCGPAKTIGLGIPMLYAMYKSNDVSLNARMSVPVILYTTEQIFSAHFMVHLFRAWLRKLRKKEETSSRNVELAVVML, encoded by the exons ATGGAAAGTCAGGCTACCAATTATCAAGCCAATTCGGAGAAGCAGGCACCGCCCTCGAGTATCATAGGCGCTTTCATCCTTCGACAATATCTCCTGATAGGTATTGGAATTTCTTGCCTGCTGGCCTACTTTTTCCCAAACGTTGCTAAACACGGAGGAATTATACATGCGGAATACTCCATTTTATACGGTGCCGTTGCgataatcttcttgattagCGGCTTGAGCATTGCGAAAGAAAAGCTCATCTTACAACTGCTCAACTACAGAGTGCACATCCTCGTCCAGGGAATATCCTTTTTAGTTGTTCCGGCCATCATGGTTGCATTTGTTCAACTAATCTACACAAGTGACCACGGCCGTCGAATCGATGAGGCAGTTTTGGCTGGATATATTCTCGTGGGTTGCTTACCAACCACTATTTCCTCTAACGTGGCGATGACGAGGGAGGCTGGAGGTGACGATGCCGTGGCACTGATGGAAGTCTTAGTGGCAAACATGCTGGGACCATTTGTCACACCTGGTTGGACCGTGACTTTGCTCCCTAAATCGCCCAGCTTTGATCTCTGGAGGCATGCTGATTCGGACCTCGATTCGCTGTATCGTCAAGTTTTCCAATCATTGGGTCTAAGCGTGTTGATTCCCTTGGTCCTGGGGCAGGTGATTCGCTGGACATGGCCCCAACAAGCGAAGCATGTAGTAGAGACGTTTCACTTTTCCAAAATCTCTGGGTGCTGCTTGATTCTTCTGACATG GACGGGTTTCTCTACCTGCTTCGCAACACAAGCGCTCGAGTCACTGACCAAAGAATCCATTATATTGGTTGTGTTCTTTAACATCGGTCTATACTTATTTCTGACTGCGATATGTTATTTTCTCTGTTGGCCTCCAACTTTCTTGATGTCAAACCGTTTTATCAGTCGTATATTCCGTCGGCTACCTCCCGTCGAAACTATCGCGGTTTGTTTCTGCGGCCCAGCGAAGACAATTGGCCTTGGTATCCCCATGCTCTACGCGATGTACAAATCGAATGACGTCTCTCTGAACGCGAGGATGTCCGTCCCAGTAATTTTATATACGACAGAGCAAATCTTTTCTGCCCACTTTATGGTTCATTTATTTCGAGCATGGCTGAGAAAACTGCGTAAAAAGGAGGAAACTTCGAGCAGGAATGTCGAACTTGCTGTGGTTATGTTGTGA
- a CDS encoding uncharacterized protein (EggNog:ENOG410PJ0F~COG:S~TransMembrane:1 (o408-425i)~BUSCO:8767at33183), producing the protein MSDDGTPSPAQSQLLSTSAPSQSRSFNKQLQQTYKQASQLFLTRRLQESLSVIEPLVTPSPSNESHQQQTNGNGVAVAPVASASSNLKIKVWNLYITLLSSIVNLGPEEGKRQIGQKEWKTLASKVRDGEIWDTVVQVGYNGREGSVDADVVYNLATLLLTHSPTQTLNQERLENYLASYGVPDLDIAAHIQNHSPTRRKQRIASSRGADTPKDLTIRVRLLELFTLHVLPRNGEWEYAREFINLSEVLDDERKETFLQTLDGLQEAKERDAERAAELQKEKEEELERLRKQQEEEEEARKILEEQQQRAAEAAAAAKSAHQSSTNGHRRVSSEVDYGIERSNPNGSLKTTRGTKSSIKSSSRSPEPSKQVKKSKKPKPGALRQVRHLGNLLIAFLKRMAKSMSSSPMFFLRAILLIMGVIMALGRPDIRERIRRLTGVGWQKVRGTVGMGVKVSYI; encoded by the exons ATGTCGGACGATGGAACACCCTCTCCGGCGCAATCCCAATTGCTCTCCACATCAGCACCATCCCAGTCGcgatctttcaacaaacagcTCCAGCAAACCTACAAGCAAGCTTCGCAGCTTTTCCTTACCCGTAGATTGCAAGAATCGCTGTCCGTAATCGAGCCATTGGTGACTCCTTCCCCCTCAAACGAGTCACACCAGCAGCAGACAAATGGCAACGGGGTCGCTGTTGCACCAGTTGCTTCGGCGTCAAGCAACTTGAAAATCAAAGTGTGGAACCTCTACATCACCCTTCTAAGTTCCATTGTGAATttgggccctgaagaaggaaAGAGACAAATTGGCCAGAAGGAATGGAAAACATTGGCTTCCAAAGTTCGTGATGGCGAGATCTGGGATACAGTTGTTCAGGTTGGGTATAATGGCAGAGAAGGCTCTGTGGATGCAGATGTTGTCTATAACTT AGCCACCCTCTTACTCACCCATTCTCCGACCCAAACTCTCAACCAAGAGCGTCTCGAAAACTACTTAGCTTCATACGGTGTTCCGGACTTGGATATTGCGGCTCATATTCAGAATCACTCCCCCACGAGGCGGAAGCAAAGAATAGCATCCTCTAGGGGTGCAGATACTCCAAAGGACTTGACGATCCGCGTGAGATTACTAGAGTTATTCACTCTTCATGTTCTTCCCCGGAACGGTGAATGGGAATATGCCAGAGAATTCATAAATCTAAGTGAAGTTCTCGATGAtgagagaaaagagacaTTTCTCCAAACGCTAGATGGCTTACAAGAAGCCAAGGAACGTGATGCAGAGCGGGCTGCAGAGCtccaaaaggaaaaggaagaagaattGGAGCGGTTACGCAagcagcaagaagaagaggaggaagcaAGAAAGATATTGGAAGAGCAGCAACAGCGAGCAGCTGAAGCCGCCGCCGCTGCAAAGTCTGCCCATCAGAGCTCAACAAACGGCCATAGGAGAGTAAGCAGCGAAGTCGATTACGGCATCGAGCGGTCCAATCCAAATGGCAGTCTTAAAACTACCCGCGGCACGAAATCATCCATCAAATCATCTTCGCGCTCGCCGGAGCCGTCGAAACAAGTCAAGAAATCCAAGAAGCCGAAACCGGGTGCCCTAAGACAAGTCCGGCACTTGGGCAATTTACTCATTGCATTCCTAAAGCGTATGGCCAAATCAATGTCATCTAGCCCGATGTTCTTTCTTCGAGCGATTCTGCTAATTATGGGGGTGATAATGGCTTTGGGGCGCCCTGATATACGTGAACGGATCCGCCGCCTGACTGGCGTGGGGTGGCAGAAAGTTCGGGGGACTGTAGGCATGGGCGTTAAGGTTAGTTACATATAA
- a CDS encoding uncharacterized protein (EggNog:ENOG410PJ2I~COG:A~BUSCO:5493at33183) — MEVTKSSFGQALPRILNDIAESCCVALDLEFSGIFSKQDRKPSTDGSSGGGRTLQSRYEEVKEAAEKYQILQVGLTFIREDVDRGTYTLRPYNFNLNPIIDPKLDLERTWTCQSSAIDLLLRSGFRMDAPFIDGVPYISREEEGMAKARVRDRQSRLAAMDNINFDSLDTESMAFLEEARRLINDWVSKPNRKEEYVNIPSAEKRSANQPGINNYQKRLIHQLVRSEYPDLVSIGRAMFVQIVKYDKKRELNVQEGRMRQVRERIYNQTGFRWIVEAMTGGDLSRLSSDSVADSSRDPHGRKQKAFGHIDYLQAKLKSKRLVLVGHNIFTDLVNFYKCFIGGLPDKVEEFLGNVHELFPMIVDTKYLATHDCGSALPSSALEELDESLRFRELPTFTTDAQHTKYVDEKPVHEAGYDSLMTARVFLRLASQLHAKGVVTEGASEQASCDGEGGGVSLGTGDILAKGLDIPSSRSVEETLVIRERECSQTPVTVTRQQPVIAHATKFDILADQPDDISEYLGSDDDSVEEDSFLTSGGDLTIDSKIKHGKLLPRLDNEFWKVYGNKLRMFGIAERFCELRLHDK; from the exons ATGGAAGTGACCAAGTCTTCATTCGGCCAGGCCCTTCCCAGGATTCTAAACGACATAGCTGAGTCCTGTTGTGTGGCTCTGGACCTGGAATTTTCTGGTATCTTTAGCAAGCAAGATCGAAAACCCTCTACGGATGGTTCCTCGGGTGGTGGCAGAACTCTTCAGTCAAGATACGAAGAGGTCAAGGAAGCTGCGGAGAAGTACCAAATTCTCCAAGTCGGGTTAACCTTTATTAGAGAGGATGTGGATAGGG GAACTTATACCCTTCGTCCGTATAATTTCAATTTGAATCCAATAATCGATCCAAAGTTGGACTTGGAGAGGACATGGACGTGTCAAAGCAGTG CGATCGATCTGCTCCTGCGTAGCGGATTTCGCATGGATGCGCCCTTTATAGATGGCGTCCCGTATATATcgagagaggaagaaggaaTGGCAAAAGCGAGGGTTCGTGACAGACAAAGTCGTCTAGCCGCCATGGATAATATAAACTTCGACAGTCTAGATACAGAGTCTATGGCATTTTTAGAAGAGGCTCGCCGCTTGATCAATGACTGGGTTAGCAAACCTAAT AGGAAAGAAGAATACGTTAATATTCCCAGCGCCGAAAAGAGGTCTGCGAATCAGCCTGGAATCAATAACTACCAGAAACGCCTGATTCATCAACTTGTTCGTTCAGAATATCCGGATCTAGTCTCAATTGGCAGGGCTATGTTCGTCCAAATCGTCAAGTACGACAAGAAACGTGAGCTCAATGTACAGGAGGGGCGGATGAGGCAAGTTCGCGAGCGTATCTACAACCAAACGGGCTTTCGGTGGATAGTGGAGGCTATGACCGGCGGCGACTTATCCAGACTCTCCTCCGACTCTGTTGCGGATTCCAGTCGCGACCCTCACGGTCGTAAGCAAAAAGCCTTCGGTCATATCGACTATCTACAGGCGAAGCTGAAGTCAAAGCGACTGGTTCTAGTTGGGCATAATATCTTTACTGATTTGGTAAATTTCTACAAATGCTTCATTGGGGGTCTTCCAGATAAAGTAGAGGAGTTCCTCGGTAATGTCCATGAATTGTTTCCCATGATTGTGGACACGAAATACCTGGCAACCCATGACTGCGGATCAGCCCTTCCATCTTCGGCGCTAGAGGAGCTTGATGAATCGTTGCGTTTCAGGGAGCTTCCTACTTTCA CTACTGACGCCCAGCACACCAAATATGTCGACGAGAAACCTGTCCACGAAGCTGGCTATGATAGTTTGATGACGGCTCGTGTTTTCCTAAGACTTGCCTCCCAGCTTCACGCGAAGGGTGTTGTCACAGAGGGGGCCTCAGAACAAGCCAGTTGCGACGGAGAAGGCGGTGGAGTATCTTTAGGCACTGGTGACATTTTGGCAAAGGGTCTGGATATACCATCCTCACGCTCCGTTGAAGAAACGCTGGTAATACGCGAACGAGAATGTTCCCAGACGCCGGTCACTGTTACAAGACAACAACCAGTTATTGCTCACGCAACGAAATTCGACATTCTCGCTGATCAGCCGGATGATATATCGGAATATTTGGGCTCGGACGACGATTCTGTTGAAGAGGATTCGTTCCTCACTTCGGGAGGTGATTTAACAATCGATTCCAAAATTAAGCATGGCAAATTGCTACCCCGACTAGACAATGAGTTTTGGAAGGTCTACGGAAATAAACTTCGGATGTTTGGGATTGCAGAGAGGTTTTGCGAGTTGAGGCTTCATGATAAATAA
- a CDS encoding uncharacterized protein (EggNog:ENOG410PVJN~COG:S~BUSCO:11346at33183) — protein sequence MPPDRSCFTALNLQPDFTLPECMDYFTLSAAPNTDLWRKPPDRETTTAPILFTSLRQPFVIAEVTVTADWEMEWDQGGLVIFAGPVPRPPPPPSSQPSQQQQQQQRRQASGSSTQQQQQPPSQAPPPPYPSLPTGPNKWVKAGLEFSAGTVNASSVSATADGADWCLSPLAPPNVPTSITSLRIKLERIGHSLWVWYQIPGLISAQAERTPGAIGSSWRKLREVTWFFWGVEDKSVHVGVYASRPANLSMESTMWAARNGGRYVSGLDGGGGHGGPANGLVVEFEDLEIF from the coding sequence ATGCCTCCCGACAGATCGTGCTTCACGGCACTGAATTTACAGCCGGACTTCACTCTCCCAGAATGCATGGACTATTTTACACTCTCCGCCGCCCCCAACACGGACCTCTGGCGCAAACCGCCTGACCGTGAGACCACGACCGCTCCCATCCTCTTCACCTCCTTACGACAGCCCTTTGTGATCGCCGAGGTCACGGTAACGGCCGACTGGGAGATGGAATGGGATCAGGGGGGGCTGGTAATATTCGCCGGTCCCGTCCCAAgaccaccaccgccgccgtCGTCCCAGCCATcacaacaacagcagcagcagcagcgacGACAGGCATCCGGATCCTCCacacagcaacagcaacaaccACCCTCCCAAGCCCCACCGCCTCCCTACCCCAGCCTCCCCACCGGCCCAAACAAATGGGTCAAAGCCGGCCTCGAATTCTCCGCCGGCACCGTCAACGCCTCCTCAGTCAGCGCCACGGCCGACGGGGCCGACTGGTGCCTCTCGCCGCTGGCGCCGCCCAACGTCCCCACGTCGATCACATCGCTGCGCATCAAGCTCGAGCGCATCGGGCACTCGCTGTGGGTGTGGTACCAGATACCGGGCCTGATAAGCGCGCAGGCGGAGCGTACGCCGGGGGCGATAGGGAGTTCGTGGCGGAAGTTGAGGGAGGTGACGTGGTTCTTCTGGGGGGTGGAGGACAAGAGCGTGCATGTCGGGGTGTATGCGAGTCGGCCGGCGAATCTGTCGATGGAGAGCACGATGTGGGCGGCGCGGAACGGGGGAAGATACGTGAGCGGGCTAGACGGGGGTGGAGGGCATGGGGGGCCGGCGAATGGGTTGGTGGTGGAGTTTGAGGATCTGGAAATATTTTGA
- a CDS encoding uncharacterized protein (EggNog:ENOG410PR9T~COG:S~BUSCO:16144at33183): MVCSRCQKKLQKTELATPAVKRKNDMFYGSTLSTLGGGGGGGDSKRPSGTSGYAGVTKNKLLSSKAKNPYAAYSSSCDACKTKIESGRKYCQRCAYSKNACAMCGKSLSTTKSTQKQPVIQGQKFTAK; this comes from the exons ATGGTCTGTTCAAGATGTCAAAAGAAGCTGCAGAAGACCGAACTAGCCACCCCAGCAGTGAAACGCAAGAATGATATGTTTTATGGGTCAACGCTGTCTACATTGGGTGGCGGCGGAGGTGGTGGCGATAGCAAGAGGCCTTCAGGCACATCCGGATATGCAGGAGTGACAAAG AATAAGCTCCTGAGTAGCAAAGCAAAAAATCCATATGCCGCATATTCTAGCTCATGCGATGCGTGCAAGACCAAGATTGAGTCCGGCAGGAAGTACTGCCAGCGATGCGCGTATTCAAAGAATG CATGTGCAATGTGTGGGAAAAGCCTAAGCACGACAAAAAGTACGCAGAAACAGCCAGTGATCCAGGGCCAGAAGTTCACAGCGAAGTAA
- a CDS encoding uncharacterized protein (EggNog:ENOG410PFV9~COG:C~BUSCO:10180at33183) translates to MASKDRNAKPASAAVNLVAGGGAGMMEALVCHPLDTVKVRMQLSKKSRAPGVKPRGFIATGQEIVRRETVLGLYKGLGAVLSGIIPKMAIRFTSYGWYKQMLADKETGKLSSSRNMLAGLAAGVTEAVAVVTPMEVIKIRLQAQSHSLADPLDTPKYRSAPHALLVVLREEGFGALYRGVSLTALRQGTNQAANFTAYTEMKKLLQEWQPQYTELPSYQTMVIGLISGAMGPFSNAPIDTIKTRLQRTPSQPGQSAMSRIVSISSDMFKQEGARAFYKGITPRVMRVAPGQAVTFTVYEFLREKMEKSTLPIVGGKYEE, encoded by the exons ATGGCTTCAAAAGATAGGAACGCGAAACCTGCCTCCGCTGCAGTGAACTTGGTTG CTGGTGGTGGAGCGGGAATGATGGAGGCCTTAGTGTGTCATCCTTTAG ATACCGTGAAAGTTCGAATGCAGCTTTCGAAAAAATCCCGCGCACCGGGA GTTAAACCCCGTGGGTTCATCGCAACCGGGCAAGAAATTGTGCGAAGGGAAACCGTTCTCGGTTTGTACAAGGGCCTCGGTGCTGTGTTGAGTGGAATTATCCCCAAGATGGCTATCCGATTCACTTCCTATGGGTGGTACAAGCAAATGCTTGCAGATAAGGAGACAGGAAAATTGAGCAGCTCTCGCAACATGCTTG CCGGTCTTGCTGCGGGTGTCACTGAAGCCGTAGCTGTCGTCACGCCTATGGAAGTCATCAAGATTCGTCTCCAAGCCCAAAGCCACAGTTTGGCTGATCCCTTGGATACTCCCAAGTATCGCAGTGCTCCGCATGCTCTGTTGGTGGTTTTGAGGGAAGAAGGTTTCGGCGCTCTCTATCGTGGTGTGTCGCTCACTGCTCTCCGACAGGGTACCAACCAGGCGGCCAATTTCACCGCGTACACGgagatgaagaagctgtTGCAAGAATGGCAACCCCAGTATACGGAACTTCCATCCTACCAGACCATGGTTATCGGTCTTATTTCTGGTGCAATGGGTCCGTTCTCCAACGCGCCCATTGACACGATCAAGACGCGGTTGCAGCGCACGCCAAGTCAGCCCGGACAGTCGGCCATGTCACGCATCGTGTCGATCTCCAGTGATATGTTCAAACAAGAAGGTGCTAGAGCCTTTTATAAGGGTATCACACCACGAGTTATGAGAGTTGCACCCGGCCAGGCTGTCACATTCACGGTGTATGAGTTCCTGAGGGAAAAGATGGAAAAATCCACCCTTCCCATCGTCGGTGGAAAATATGAGGAATAA